The following are from one region of the Achromobacter xylosoxidans genome:
- a CDS encoding PLP-dependent aminotransferase family protein has protein sequence MVAQYLTPSRGKGDSVYLQLYRRYREAIASGKLKPGDRVPSVRSLASELNLARGTVESAYGMLTSEGYFVARGAAGTIVSPRLRNLRDPGKAKVVANPERESLRSPHASLGVALPFQLGLPALDAFPRKVWARLAGRNVRTLETAAMTAPDPAGYMPLRDAIATYLGISRGITCSPQQVFVTTGYRGALELVCRTLLRAGDQGWFEDPGYINARWCLECAGMRLTPVPVDEEGLDVGAGERRAPLARFAVVTPTHQSPTSVALSLPRRLELLDWARRNRAWIIEDDYDSEFRYHGRPLPALKCLDRDERVLYSGTFSKVLFPGLRLAYLVVPASQVGKFQDMAYNLSGSGSILRQAMVADFIEQGHFARHLRKMRTLYGKRHGYLVDALVQTYGDRVQVQPQVGGMHVLARLKHPQDDKALAAAAHAQGFPVHALSNWRMRKGKDSGLLMGFANFATPEEALASVRRLKAALQDLDD, from the coding sequence ATGGTGGCTCAATACCTGACGCCCAGCCGAGGGAAAGGCGACTCGGTTTATTTACAGCTGTATCGGCGTTATCGCGAGGCGATCGCCAGCGGCAAGCTCAAGCCGGGAGATCGTGTCCCGTCGGTGCGCAGCCTGGCCAGTGAATTGAACCTGGCGCGAGGCACTGTCGAATCTGCATATGGAATGTTGACCAGCGAAGGCTACTTCGTTGCGCGCGGTGCGGCAGGCACTATCGTGTCTCCCAGGCTGAGGAATTTGCGGGATCCGGGCAAGGCGAAAGTCGTGGCAAACCCTGAGCGCGAGTCCTTGCGTTCGCCGCACGCGTCGCTCGGCGTGGCCTTGCCATTTCAACTAGGTCTTCCCGCATTGGATGCTTTTCCGCGCAAGGTGTGGGCGCGGTTGGCGGGGCGCAACGTGCGTACCTTGGAGACGGCGGCGATGACCGCCCCCGATCCGGCTGGGTACATGCCTTTGCGGGATGCCATTGCCACTTATCTGGGTATCTCGCGCGGCATCACCTGTTCGCCTCAGCAGGTATTCGTGACTACGGGGTACCGCGGGGCGCTGGAACTGGTGTGCCGCACGTTGTTGCGCGCAGGGGACCAGGGCTGGTTTGAGGATCCGGGTTACATCAACGCTCGTTGGTGCCTGGAGTGCGCCGGCATGCGTCTGACACCGGTTCCGGTCGACGAAGAAGGTCTGGATGTCGGCGCAGGCGAGCGGCGAGCGCCGCTGGCGCGTTTCGCGGTGGTCACGCCCACCCATCAAAGTCCGACCAGCGTAGCGCTGTCGCTGCCGCGGCGGCTGGAACTGTTGGATTGGGCCAGGCGCAACCGGGCGTGGATCATTGAAGACGACTACGACAGCGAATTCCGCTACCACGGCCGGCCGTTGCCAGCATTGAAATGCCTCGATCGCGACGAGCGGGTACTCTACAGCGGCACGTTCAGCAAGGTCCTGTTTCCAGGCTTGCGCCTCGCGTATCTTGTCGTGCCGGCCTCCCAGGTCGGCAAGTTTCAGGACATGGCATACAACCTGTCGGGTTCGGGCTCCATCTTGCGTCAAGCCATGGTCGCGGACTTCATCGAGCAAGGCCATTTTGCCCGGCATCTGCGCAAGATGCGCACCTTATACGGCAAAAGGCACGGTTATTTGGTCGATGCGCTGGTCCAGACATACGGCGACCGCGTGCAGGTACAGCCGCAAGTGGGCGGCATGCACGTTCTCGCTCGTCTCAAACACCCGCAAGACGACAAGGCGCTGGCCGCCGCCGCGCATGCTCAGGGGTTTCCTGTTCACGCATTGAGCAACTGGCGGATGCGCAAGGGAAAAGACAGTGGCCTGTTGATGGGGTTTGCCAATTTCGCCACGCCCGAAGAGGCGTTGGCATCGGTGCGGCGGCTGAAGGCCGCGCTGCAGGATCTGGATGATTGA
- a CDS encoding Hsp20/alpha crystallin family protein, giving the protein MSRLTQYSPFMSEPLSDVFQAFLRPIRQNLDEQTPRMDIDVTEAGDKYVLKAEVPGIDKKDISVEIDGNTVMISANKEKSSETKEAGNVVRQERFWGRIQRSVSLASPIDQAAAKAVCENGVLILTLPKAAGSRNKTLQIE; this is encoded by the coding sequence ATGTCGCGATTGACGCAATACAGCCCATTCATGAGTGAACCGTTGTCGGACGTATTCCAGGCGTTCCTGCGGCCGATTCGACAGAACCTGGATGAACAGACTCCACGGATGGATATCGACGTCACCGAGGCGGGCGACAAGTATGTCCTGAAGGCGGAGGTTCCCGGGATAGACAAGAAGGACATTTCGGTGGAGATCGATGGAAACACCGTGATGATCTCGGCCAACAAGGAAAAGAGCAGCGAAACGAAAGAGGCGGGGAACGTCGTCCGCCAGGAGCGCTTCTGGGGGCGGATCCAACGCTCGGTATCGCTGGCCAGCCCGATAGACCAGGCGGCGGCCAAGGCGGTCTGCGAGAACGGCGTGCTGATCCTGACCCTGCCCAAGGCGGCTGGAAGCCGGAACAAGACGCTGCAGATCGAATGA
- a CDS encoding NADPH:quinone reductase produces MIASMSSIRSTMRAAWIDQRGPAEQIRIEPIRVPEPGPTDVLVQVKYAAVNPIDTFVRSGQYMTPLPFPFVVGRDLVGTVAAVGSSASTFKIGDAVWSNSLGHAGRQGCTSEYAVVAADRLYPLPDDVKPEVAVGSFHPAASAYLAIIKHGQAQAGETVYIAGGAGHVGSAAIVTAARAGARVITSAAAADQAYCRRLGADVVLDYSDEHLVDEIRAAAPEGIHVHLDTSGRHDLHKAVGLIAHGGRVVLMAGLKARPELPVGALYTRDARLVGFAISNASSADLQMAANHVNQLLTEGTLKPRNLEILQLSEVAEAHRRLESGAERGVRLIMKP; encoded by the coding sequence ATGATCGCAAGCATGTCTTCTATTCGTAGCACAATGCGCGCCGCATGGATCGATCAACGTGGCCCTGCGGAGCAAATTCGCATTGAGCCGATCCGTGTGCCAGAACCTGGTCCCACGGACGTACTCGTACAAGTGAAGTACGCGGCGGTAAACCCGATCGACACATTCGTGAGATCTGGCCAATACATGACGCCGCTGCCGTTCCCGTTCGTGGTCGGCAGGGATCTGGTGGGAACCGTCGCGGCGGTGGGCTCCAGCGCAAGTACCTTCAAGATTGGCGACGCCGTCTGGTCCAACAGCCTGGGGCATGCCGGCCGGCAAGGCTGTACATCCGAGTATGCGGTAGTGGCGGCCGACCGTCTCTACCCTCTGCCGGACGACGTGAAGCCTGAAGTTGCCGTCGGGTCGTTCCACCCCGCGGCCTCAGCCTATTTGGCGATCATCAAGCATGGGCAGGCCCAGGCAGGCGAGACCGTCTACATCGCGGGCGGCGCTGGCCATGTGGGAAGCGCAGCGATCGTCACCGCCGCGCGTGCCGGCGCGCGAGTCATCACCTCTGCGGCGGCGGCCGATCAGGCCTATTGCCGCAGGCTGGGCGCGGACGTGGTGCTCGACTATAGCGATGAGCATCTCGTGGACGAAATCCGTGCCGCGGCGCCTGAGGGCATCCATGTCCATCTCGACACATCGGGCCGCCATGACCTCCACAAGGCGGTTGGCCTGATCGCCCATGGTGGACGAGTGGTCCTGATGGCCGGGTTGAAGGCTCGTCCGGAACTCCCGGTCGGGGCGCTGTACACCCGTGATGCGCGCCTGGTCGGATTTGCGATCAGCAACGCCAGTAGCGCAGACCTGCAAATGGCGGCCAACCATGTCAATCAACTGCTGACAGAAGGCACGCTGAAACCGCGCAACCTGGAAATACTGCAACTGTCCGAAGTTGCAGAGGCGCATCGCCGCCTCGAGAGCGGGGCGGAAAGAGGGGTGCGCCTGATCATGAAACCGTAG
- a CDS encoding universal stress protein, protein MKNVLIPVDGSGNSLRAVRYMVDHVREHGPCSIHLLNVQMPIVSGAVLAFFEPEAIQEYYDDESKMALAESEVLLDRSGILYQRATRIGNVAESIKAYATEQGCDHIVMGSRGLGAAGSLLLGSTTLKVLHTVHIPVVLVN, encoded by the coding sequence GTGAAAAACGTACTTATTCCCGTGGATGGATCGGGCAACTCCCTGCGCGCCGTGCGCTATATGGTCGACCATGTGCGCGAACACGGCCCTTGCTCCATACACCTGCTGAACGTGCAAATGCCCATTGTTTCGGGAGCGGTATTGGCCTTTTTTGAGCCGGAGGCGATCCAGGAGTACTACGACGACGAATCGAAGATGGCCCTGGCGGAGTCGGAGGTCCTGCTGGACCGGTCAGGAATCCTCTATCAAAGGGCGACACGGATCGGCAACGTCGCCGAGTCCATCAAGGCCTATGCCACCGAGCAGGGATGCGACCATATCGTCATGGGTTCGCGCGGACTGGGCGCGGCCGGCAGCCTGTTGCTGGGTTCGACCACCTTGAAGGTGCTGCACACGGTTCACATCCCGGTGGTGCTGGTCAATTAG
- a CDS encoding cation-translocating P-type ATPase, with protein sequence MAPPDHQRTLISISLDLIKDPMFALLLAGGGLYAILGAWHEAALLLLFVLVIFALTVGQSLRTAHALEALGRLAAPRALALRNGKRYWVASAELARGDSVLLAEGNRVPADGQLIDGEGLLVDESALTGEFQPVFKRIQATPGSGAEMLCGALVLSGTGVMRVDAVGDDTRLGALGQAMRQLTPERAPLESQTRHFILRFMWVGFILSLATWALYVHMRGGWFEGLLAGIALAMSLLPQDFPVIVTIFSAMEAKRIAGDGVLVRKLSVVETLGKTTVLCADKTGTMTTTTMAVRQLHVGSTSLDTSDLVGATGANPAPEVWNLAETLALASVPDSGDAMEDAFRSFAAELAVRPPAPSSLKLTKAYPFSSARLAVVHAWTAAPENFIRIACKGAPEAVFKLCRLTPDRQAELEAEVRRMAGEGLRVLAAASARWPASPLPDNPEDIPLQFAGLVGLENPLKEGVSRSVAACDDAGVRVLMLTGDHPATARAIARQAGIPADLVAEGDVLERESDERLSELVKRVSVYARVKPEQKLRLVQLLKQQGAIVAMTGDGVNDAPALRAAHVGIAMGGRGTDVAREAADLILTRDDFSDILNAIRQSRRLFDNLSKAIVYIVAAHVPIAGLVILPLLFGWPELLRPAHVAFLEIVIGPLCGLAFESVAGEPDLMRRPPLPVAKPLFSLRTFLLGFAQGLALLAAVGLLYGGLQQMQSPADSARATAFCALVLGNLALMINNRAPHRHHTGMWDGATRLAIASTLALLVLTLEWPALRRLFEFGPLDVRGWAAAWLVAATVWLVARGLRPLGQPLRTQKWLHCKTAR encoded by the coding sequence ATGGCCCCGCCGGATCATCAGCGCACGCTGATCTCGATCAGCCTGGACCTGATCAAGGATCCAATGTTCGCCCTGCTGCTTGCGGGGGGAGGGCTTTATGCGATTCTGGGAGCCTGGCATGAAGCCGCCTTGTTGCTCCTCTTCGTGCTGGTCATTTTCGCGCTGACGGTCGGGCAGTCCCTGCGTACGGCGCACGCATTGGAAGCGTTGGGACGCCTGGCGGCGCCTCGCGCCCTTGCGCTGCGCAACGGCAAGCGGTACTGGGTCGCATCGGCGGAACTTGCACGCGGCGACTCTGTGCTGCTGGCGGAAGGGAACCGCGTCCCGGCGGATGGTCAGCTCATCGACGGCGAAGGCCTGCTGGTCGACGAGTCCGCACTCACCGGAGAGTTCCAGCCGGTATTCAAGCGCATACAGGCCACGCCCGGAAGCGGCGCCGAAATGCTCTGCGGGGCGTTGGTGCTGTCGGGAACGGGCGTCATGCGCGTGGATGCCGTCGGGGACGACACCAGATTGGGAGCGTTGGGTCAGGCCATGCGGCAGCTGACGCCTGAACGCGCGCCCCTGGAATCGCAGACCCGCCATTTCATCCTGCGGTTCATGTGGGTGGGCTTCATCCTTTCCCTGGCCACGTGGGCCTTGTATGTCCACATGCGGGGAGGATGGTTCGAAGGGTTGTTGGCAGGCATCGCGCTGGCGATGAGCCTGCTCCCGCAGGATTTCCCGGTCATCGTGACGATCTTCTCCGCGATGGAAGCCAAGCGCATAGCGGGCGACGGCGTACTCGTCCGGAAGCTGAGCGTGGTCGAAACCCTGGGCAAGACGACTGTGTTGTGCGCCGACAAGACGGGCACCATGACAACGACCACGATGGCCGTGCGCCAGCTGCATGTCGGATCCACGAGCCTGGACACATCCGATCTCGTGGGCGCAACCGGCGCCAACCCAGCACCCGAGGTCTGGAATCTGGCTGAAACGCTGGCGTTGGCGAGCGTGCCCGATTCCGGGGACGCGATGGAGGACGCCTTCCGCAGCTTCGCTGCGGAACTTGCCGTCCGTCCGCCCGCGCCAAGCTCCCTCAAGCTGACAAAAGCCTATCCGTTCTCTTCCGCGCGACTGGCGGTCGTCCACGCCTGGACGGCCGCGCCGGAGAACTTCATCCGGATCGCGTGCAAAGGCGCGCCGGAAGCGGTGTTCAAGCTTTGCCGGCTGACGCCGGACCGCCAGGCGGAACTGGAGGCCGAGGTCCGGCGCATGGCCGGGGAAGGCCTGCGGGTCCTGGCGGCAGCCAGCGCACGCTGGCCGGCTTCGCCGCTACCCGATAATCCGGAAGATATACCTCTGCAGTTTGCCGGTCTGGTCGGGCTGGAAAACCCGCTGAAGGAAGGCGTGAGCCGTTCGGTCGCCGCTTGCGATGACGCGGGCGTGCGCGTGCTCATGCTGACGGGCGACCACCCGGCGACCGCCAGGGCCATCGCCCGCCAGGCAGGCATACCGGCCGATCTCGTGGCCGAAGGCGATGTCCTGGAGCGGGAAAGCGACGAACGCCTGTCCGAACTGGTCAAGCGCGTAAGCGTTTACGCGCGTGTGAAGCCTGAGCAAAAGCTGCGCCTGGTCCAGCTCCTGAAACAGCAGGGGGCCATCGTCGCAATGACCGGCGACGGCGTCAACGACGCGCCCGCCCTACGCGCGGCGCATGTCGGCATCGCCATGGGCGGGCGCGGCACCGATGTCGCGCGGGAGGCCGCAGACCTGATCCTTACCCGCGATGATTTCTCCGACATCTTGAACGCGATCCGGCAAAGCCGGCGATTGTTCGACAACCTGTCCAAGGCGATCGTCTATATCGTCGCGGCGCATGTCCCGATAGCGGGACTGGTGATTCTGCCCCTGCTGTTCGGCTGGCCGGAACTGCTGCGCCCAGCCCACGTGGCATTCCTGGAGATAGTGATCGGTCCCCTGTGCGGGTTGGCGTTCGAATCGGTCGCGGGAGAGCCGGACCTCATGCGCCGCCCTCCTCTGCCCGTGGCGAAGCCGCTCTTTTCATTGAGGACGTTCCTGCTCGGCTTTGCCCAAGGACTGGCGCTGCTGGCAGCGGTGGGGCTGCTCTATGGCGGGCTGCAACAAATGCAATCGCCTGCGGATAGCGCCCGAGCCACCGCCTTCTGCGCCCTGGTGCTGGGCAATCTGGCCTTGATGATCAACAACCGCGCGCCCCACCGGCACCATACTGGCATGTGGGACGGAGCGACCCGACTGGCGATAGCGTCAACGCTGGCCCTGCTTGTGTTGACTTTGGAATGGCCAGCCCTGCGCCGTCTGTTCGAATTCGGCCCGTTGGACGTCAGAGGCTGGGCCGCCGCCTGGCTCGTGGCGGCAACGGTGTGGCTGGTCGCCCGGGGACTACGCCCGCTGGGCCAGCCGCTAAGGACGCAAAAATGGCTGCACTGCAAGACTGCACGATGA
- a CDS encoding phosphoribosyltransferase has product MNISFKNRREAGVLLARLLMRYAGRPDVIVLALPRGGVPVGFQVAAALDAPLDVVMVRKIGMPGYPEYAIGAISGDQTLFQSEAIEAYGISPGAIEPIVLRERKEIERREALYRAGRPPPQLQGKIAILVDDGLATGSTMRVALRSIRKAGPARIVVAVPVAAAETRQQLADEADEMICIGTPVPFYGVGQWYEDFEQTEDDEVIRLLREAERSHPLSAWTAASAPHRG; this is encoded by the coding sequence ATGAATATTTCCTTCAAGAACCGGCGGGAGGCCGGGGTGTTGCTGGCGCGCCTGCTGATGCGGTACGCAGGCCGTCCAGACGTGATCGTGCTGGCGTTGCCACGGGGCGGCGTGCCGGTGGGGTTCCAGGTCGCCGCGGCGCTGGACGCGCCGCTTGATGTCGTGATGGTGCGCAAGATCGGAATGCCCGGGTATCCCGAGTATGCGATCGGCGCGATAAGCGGCGATCAGACTCTGTTTCAATCCGAGGCTATCGAGGCTTACGGCATCTCGCCGGGCGCGATAGAGCCTATCGTTCTGCGCGAGCGCAAGGAAATCGAGCGCCGTGAAGCCTTGTATCGCGCGGGGAGGCCGCCGCCGCAGTTGCAGGGCAAGATCGCCATACTGGTCGATGACGGCCTTGCGACCGGCTCGACCATGCGCGTGGCCCTGCGGTCCATACGCAAGGCGGGACCGGCAAGAATCGTGGTCGCGGTGCCGGTCGCCGCTGCCGAGACCCGGCAGCAGCTTGCGGACGAGGCGGATGAAATGATCTGCATCGGCACGCCGGTTCCGTTCTATGGCGTGGGGCAATGGTACGAGGACTTCGAGCAGACCGAGGATGACGAGGTCATACGTCTGCTGCGGGAAGCGGAGCGTAGCCACCCGCTTTCCGCATGGACCGCGGCTTCTGCGCCGCATCGCGGCTGA
- a CDS encoding universal stress protein: MYRRIAVHLDHGFDCSRRVEFSLQLARANDAHLTGIFASYISPGYFYDEAGLWVRSMDMAKQINEKGRTAVELTFSQAARESGVAASWRQGEDAPAECVVTHARCSDVLVISQENRNDVDAAVGNYFVEQVLMSAGRPVIVLPSAGKFNGAGARVLYCWNRSREAARAIADAAPLLRNANALAVLTTDDLDASGGAQVPFEDLAAYCACHGFPLPEHQSRSTNEIDVGDVILSTAADFNADLIVMGAYGHSRMRQWVMGGATRSLLAAMTVPVLFSH; encoded by the coding sequence ATGTATCGCCGAATTGCCGTTCATCTAGACCATGGATTCGATTGTTCTCGCCGGGTCGAATTCTCCCTGCAACTCGCCCGCGCCAATGACGCTCATCTGACCGGGATATTTGCCAGCTACATCTCGCCCGGCTATTTCTACGATGAGGCAGGCCTGTGGGTCCGTTCCATGGACATGGCCAAGCAGATAAACGAGAAAGGGCGCACGGCTGTCGAGCTGACGTTCAGTCAGGCCGCACGCGAGAGCGGCGTGGCGGCTTCATGGCGGCAGGGCGAGGACGCGCCTGCGGAATGTGTCGTCACCCATGCCCGCTGTTCCGATGTCCTGGTCATCAGTCAGGAGAATCGAAACGACGTGGACGCGGCTGTCGGCAATTACTTCGTGGAGCAGGTCTTGATGTCCGCGGGGCGGCCCGTCATCGTGTTGCCCTCGGCCGGCAAGTTCAATGGGGCGGGCGCCCGGGTGCTGTATTGCTGGAACCGTAGCCGGGAGGCCGCTCGTGCGATCGCCGACGCGGCTCCGCTTCTGCGCAATGCGAACGCCCTGGCCGTTCTGACGACGGACGACCTGGATGCCAGCGGGGGCGCGCAAGTGCCGTTCGAAGACCTGGCGGCGTACTGCGCCTGCCATGGCTTTCCTTTGCCGGAACACCAATCCCGCAGCACGAACGAGATAGACGTGGGTGACGTCATCCTGAGCACAGCCGCCGATTTCAACGCGGATCTGATCGTCATGGGCGCGTATGGACACAGCCGCATGCGCCAATGGGTGATGGGTGGCGCCACGCGTTCGCTGCTCGCCGCCATGACGGTTCCGGTCCTGTTCTCCCACTGA
- a CDS encoding helix-turn-helix domain-containing protein: MGRQLGRSASTISREVGRNGGPGKYRAYDAEKQFLKRGLRPKPYLLSREPQLRSTVIRLLEADWSPEQISGWLKRHSPDGKIMCVSREAVYRSLFVQARGVLREELDSADPRQALASRGVPA; the protein is encoded by the coding sequence ATTGGTCGCCAGTTAGGCCGCTCAGCATCGACGATCTCGAGAGAGGTCGGCCGCAATGGTGGACCAGGGAAGTACCGAGCGTACGATGCTGAAAAGCAGTTCCTCAAGCGTGGTCTGCGACCGAAGCCTTACCTGCTGTCCCGTGAACCGCAGCTGCGCAGTACCGTGATACGCCTGTTGGAGGCTGACTGGTCACCAGAACAAATTTCAGGATGGCTGAAGCGTCATTCTCCTGACGGAAAGATCATGTGTGTTTCGCGCGAAGCAGTCTATCGATCGCTGTTTGTTCAAGCCCGCGGCGTACTACGTGAAGAACTAGATTCCGCCGACCCCCGCCAAGCGCTGGCGAGCCGGGGTGTGCCGGCTTGA
- a CDS encoding NAD(P)-dependent alcohol dehydrogenase yields MTSMMKAVVFAGKDHIEIREKRIPDVGPNDALLKITTTTICGTDIHIVKGEYPVKPGLTIGHEPVGVIEKLGSAVTGYAEGQRVIAGAICPNFNSYAAQDGAPSQDGSYLVASGMCGCHGYRATAGWRFGNMIDGAQAEYLLVPDAQANLAPVPDSLSDEQVLMCPDIMSTGFKGAENANIRIGDTVAVFAQGPIGLCAAAGARLLGATTVIGVDGNAQRLEISRSWGADIVLNFHDCDVVEEILRLTGGKGVDSAIEALGQQSTFESALRVLKPGGTLSSLGVYSSDLKIPVSAFAAGLGDHRINTALCPGGKERMRRLMSVLESGRLDLAKMVTHRYTLDQIADAYDLFANQRDNVLKVAIQPS; encoded by the coding sequence ATGACCTCCATGATGAAAGCAGTCGTGTTTGCCGGGAAGGATCACATCGAAATACGGGAAAAGCGCATTCCGGACGTCGGCCCGAACGACGCGCTGCTGAAGATCACGACCACGACCATTTGCGGCACCGATATCCATATCGTCAAGGGCGAGTATCCCGTAAAGCCTGGCCTGACCATCGGCCACGAACCGGTAGGCGTCATCGAGAAACTGGGAAGCGCCGTGACGGGCTACGCCGAGGGCCAGCGCGTGATCGCCGGCGCAATCTGTCCGAACTTCAATTCATACGCCGCCCAGGACGGCGCCCCTTCCCAGGACGGCAGCTATCTGGTGGCCAGCGGCATGTGCGGATGCCACGGATACCGCGCCACCGCGGGATGGCGGTTCGGCAACATGATCGATGGCGCCCAGGCCGAGTACCTGCTGGTTCCCGACGCGCAGGCCAACCTGGCGCCGGTGCCGGACAGCTTGAGCGACGAGCAGGTGCTGATGTGCCCGGACATCATGTCCACCGGATTCAAAGGCGCCGAGAACGCCAACATCCGCATAGGCGACACGGTGGCCGTGTTCGCGCAAGGCCCGATAGGACTTTGCGCGGCCGCAGGCGCCCGGCTGCTGGGGGCGACCACTGTCATCGGCGTGGACGGCAATGCGCAGCGCCTGGAAATATCGCGCTCGTGGGGCGCGGACATCGTCCTGAACTTCCATGACTGCGACGTCGTGGAGGAAATCTTGCGGCTGACGGGCGGAAAAGGGGTGGATTCCGCCATTGAAGCGTTGGGACAGCAGAGCACCTTTGAATCCGCCTTGCGCGTATTGAAGCCGGGAGGAACGCTGTCCAGCCTGGGCGTTTATTCCAGCGACCTGAAGATTCCGGTGTCCGCGTTCGCGGCTGGACTGGGCGACCACAGGATCAACACCGCGCTCTGCCCCGGCGGAAAGGAGCGTATGCGCCGCCTCATGAGCGTTCTGGAATCAGGCCGCCTGGACCTCGCAAAAATGGTCACGCACCGCTATACCCTCGACCAGATTGCGGACGCCTACGATCTCTTCGCAAACCAGCGCGATAACGTGTTGAAGGTCGCCATCCAGCCTTCTTGA